A single Triticum dicoccoides isolate Atlit2015 ecotype Zavitan chromosome 2A, WEW_v2.0, whole genome shotgun sequence DNA region contains:
- the LOC119356144 gene encoding squamosa promoter-binding-like protein 7, which produces MEGDGDARSRATLAWDLGVQWAPAASAAYPQHFLPPPGVASQQQQHMQQELTSLKLGKRPCSLPGGQVAVAQVDGSGGGGGRAAVEGKRKEKAAGAAATAAMPRCQVEGCHMALAGAKEYHRRHKVCEAHSKAPRVIVHGAEQRFCQQCSRFHAMAEFDDAKRSCRRRLAGHNERRRKSNASDAMARGSAHAHGVASLVHGFAPYVGLPTSPAGALSLLSSARAAPWLVPTTPGDAFSARSSSAALDELIAENRAALLACHFFPQRSAARPAAAEMAPAWHQAHQQAPPGHDQGAPLPAGAGHVTLDLMQAPGTAGLPFRPMAQGRPAEDGDAGRSSGVWTPLQGAHAV; this is translated from the exons ATGGAAGGAGACGGCGACGCTAGGTCGAGAGCGACACTGGCCTGGGATCTCGGGGTGCAGTGGGCGCCCGCCGCCTCGGCTGCGTACCCGCAGCATTTCCTGCCGCCGCCGGGGGTGGctagccagcagcagcagcacatgCAGCAGGAGCTCACTAGCCTCAAGCTGGGGAAGCGCccgtgctccttgcccggcggccagGTGGCTGTGGCTCAGGTCGACGggagcggaggcggcggcgggcgtgcCGCGGTGGAGggcaagaggaaggagaaggcggccggggcggcggcaacggcggccatGCCGAGGTGCCAGGTGGAAGGGTGCCACATGGCGCTGGCGGGGGCCAAGGAGTACCACCGGCGGCACAAGGTGTGCGAGGCGCACTCCAAGGCGCCCAGGGTCATCGTGCACGGCGCCGAGCAGCGCTTCTGCCAGCAATGCAGCCG CTTCCACGCGATGGCGGAGTTCGACGACGCCaagcggagctgccggcggcggctTGCCGGCCACAACGAGCGGCGCCGGAAGAGCAACGCCAGCGACGCCATGGCCAGGGGCTCTGCGCACGCACACG GGGTGGCGTCGTTGGTGCACGGCTTCGCGCCGTACGTTGGCCTGCCGACGTCCCCGGCTGGTGCTCTCTCTCTTCTGTCATCGGCCAGAGCCGCCCCCTGGCTAGTCCCGACGACGCCCGGCGACGCATTCTCCGCCCGCTCCAGCAGCGCCGCGCTGGACGAGCTCATCGCCGAGAACCGCGCGGCGCTCCTGGCGTGccacttcttcccccagcgctcggCCGCCCGGCCGGCCGCGGCAGagatggcgcccgcctggcaccaagCGCACCAGCAGGCCCCGCCAGGCCATGACCAGGGAGCTCCTCTTCCGGCGGGGGCGGGGCACGTCACGCTCGACCTCATGCAGGCGCCCGGCACGGCGGGCCTGCCGTTCCGGCCCATGGCGCAGGGCAGGCCAGCCGAGGACGGCGACGCGGGCCGTAGCTCGGGCGTGTGGACGCCCCTGCAGGGCGCCCACGCCGTCTGA